In one Penaeus chinensis breed Huanghai No. 1 chromosome 33, ASM1920278v2, whole genome shotgun sequence genomic region, the following are encoded:
- the LOC125043077 gene encoding uncharacterized protein LOC125043077, translating into MIRTGVGLANGVDAYTHFKYRYQTNPRSQRELVLYFTLRLKAASAFTVSLPQVVNYESPRGSVSVLKEEDNVSRSSLIIHEAQPSDTGNYTCSPSNADGTSLRVHVFSGDPPAAMQTNGGVALLAPPFGHAFYTCLVGGLFLTLLTEDLLLPGTFRGGGEA; encoded by the exons ATGATTCGCACAGGAGTTGGGCTTGCGAATGGGGTGGACGCTTATACTCACTTCAAATACCGTTATCAAACTAATCCCAGAAGCCAGCGGGAG CTTGTCCTGT ATTTCACACTTAGGCTAAAAGCTGCCAGCGCGTTCACTGTCTCTCTGCCGCAGGTGGTGAACTACGAGTCGCCGAGGGGCAGCGTCTCCGTGCTCAAGGAGGAGGACAACGTTTCCCGCAGCTCCCTCATAATACAC GAAGCCCAGCCATCAGACACAGGGAATTATACTTGTTCACCGTCCAACGCTGATGGCACTTCTCTTCGTGTGCATGTGTTCAGTG gtGACCCCCCCGCCGCCATGCAGACCAACGGAGGTGTGGCTCTTTTAGCCCCGCCCTTCGGCCACGCCTTTTATACCTGCCTCGTAGGGGGACTTTTCCTGACGCTGCTTACGGAGGACCTGCTGCTGCCGGGGACCTTCAGGGGCGGCGGGGAGGCCTAG